A single region of the Gammaproteobacteria bacterium genome encodes:
- a CDS encoding thiamine pyrophosphate-binding protein: MPKTGGEILADYLIAEGVPYVCGIPGHGNMSIFDALKDRQRDITLVKSRHEQSAAHIADAYCRASGAPLATVTSIGPGSVNTIVGLATSFVDSIPVVAVTGGPQTYMDGTGVLQEIERHADADFSNLMRPVVKRSFVAHRGDRVPSIIARAFNEALTGRPGPVHVEMPMDVQSEAVEARALLPAERRPVGRARPDPHEVERAARLLISSERPVILAGGGCVRADAAAELRALAEFLQAPVVTTMMSKGILPEDHALCAQHTGACGTSCGNALTASADVILAVGTRFAEQTASSYVPGKSFNIPPTKLVHLDIDPYEIGKNYPVAVGIVCDAKTGLADLLDAVQSLTGGRLDRRDYVAEVHGRTEEWWKMVRARWREDTLSMSRVLAMIRDAMPRETIAIASAGHPQIQAFQEFPVFEPWLSPGGYSTMGYTLPASIGTKLGKPEHPVIALAGDGDLLQTVQELHLAAELGVPVVIACLNNAGWVSIRDFQRGMFGEERPVAVDFVKADGSSNPIDFAGVARAMGCEAETVTEVGQVNAALGRAQSSGGPYLIDFRLSRDPADTENINVGHWDLPKPAYLGGESDG; the protein is encoded by the coding sequence ATGCCGAAGACGGGCGGCGAGATTCTCGCCGATTATCTCATCGCAGAGGGAGTGCCGTACGTGTGCGGCATCCCCGGACACGGGAACATGAGCATCTTCGACGCACTGAAGGACCGGCAGCGCGACATCACTCTGGTGAAGTCCAGGCACGAGCAGTCGGCTGCCCACATTGCCGACGCCTACTGCCGAGCGAGCGGCGCTCCACTTGCCACGGTCACTTCGATCGGACCCGGCTCGGTGAACACCATCGTCGGCTTGGCGACCTCGTTCGTCGATTCGATTCCGGTGGTGGCGGTTACCGGTGGCCCGCAGACCTACATGGACGGCACCGGTGTGCTGCAGGAGATCGAGCGGCACGCCGACGCGGACTTCTCGAACCTGATGCGCCCCGTGGTGAAGCGCAGCTTCGTGGCCCATCGCGGCGACCGGGTTCCGTCGATCATCGCCAGGGCCTTCAACGAAGCGCTCACCGGTCGACCGGGTCCGGTACATGTCGAGATGCCCATGGACGTCCAGTCGGAGGCCGTCGAGGCCCGGGCCTTGCTGCCGGCAGAGCGGCGCCCTGTCGGCAGAGCGCGGCCAGATCCCCACGAGGTCGAACGGGCGGCCCGGTTGCTCATCTCTTCGGAGCGGCCGGTGATCCTTGCCGGGGGAGGGTGTGTGCGCGCCGATGCTGCGGCAGAGCTGCGGGCGCTCGCCGAGTTTCTGCAGGCACCGGTCGTGACGACGATGATGTCCAAGGGCATCCTCCCGGAGGATCACGCGTTGTGTGCCCAGCACACGGGTGCGTGCGGTACGTCGTGCGGCAACGCGCTCACCGCCTCCGCGGACGTCATTCTCGCGGTCGGCACGCGCTTCGCGGAGCAGACGGCCTCGTCGTACGTCCCGGGCAAGTCATTCAACATACCGCCGACGAAACTCGTCCACCTGGACATCGATCCCTACGAGATCGGGAAGAACTACCCGGTCGCGGTCGGGATCGTGTGCGATGCGAAGACCGGTCTCGCCGACCTGCTGGATGCGGTCCAGAGCCTGACGGGCGGGCGGCTGGACCGCAGAGACTATGTCGCCGAGGTACATGGCCGGACCGAGGAGTGGTGGAAGATGGTCCGGGCCCGGTGGCGTGAGGACACCCTGTCGATGAGCCGGGTCCTCGCCATGATCCGGGATGCCATGCCGCGCGAGACGATCGCGATCGCATCTGCCGGACATCCGCAGATCCAAGCCTTTCAAGAGTTCCCGGTGTTCGAGCCGTGGTTGTCGCCCGGTGGCTACTCGACGATGGGGTACACGCTCCCGGCGTCGATCGGGACCAAGCTCGGGAAGCCCGAGCACCCCGTCATCGCTCTTGCCGGTGACGGCGACCTGCTGCAGACCGTGCAAGAGCTGCACCTTGCGGCCGAGCTGGGCGTACCCGTCGTGATTGCCTGCCTGAACAACGCCGGCTGGGTGTCGATCCGTGACTTCCAGCGAGGCATGTTCGGTGAGGAACGACCGGTGGCCGTGGACTTCGTCAAGGCTGACGGGTCGTCGAACCCGATCGACTTCGCCGGCGTCGCCAGGGCCATGGGGTGCGAGGCCGAGACGGTCACGGAGGTGGGCCAGGTGAACGCAGCGCTCGGGCGGGCCCAATCGAGCGGGGGTCCGTACCTCATCGACTTCCGTCTCAGCCGGGATCCCGCCGACACGGAGAACATCAACGTCGGGCACTGGGATCTCCCGAAGCCCGCGTACCTCGGAGGTGAGAGTGATGGGTGA
- a CDS encoding GntR family transcriptional regulator, translated as MNIRVAGVDEVYVALLERIGAGTIEVGAKLPSCRVLAEEFGSNPSTVNRAIRRLSRHGLVRTEPRRGAFLVNAGAAPELGHDEVERVVRDAVLTARRAGLGPARIQELFESALAVGGRGVGAVAFVECNRYDLDHMTPLVENTTGVALRPMLFDDLKPGWEDEIDVVATPVFHLADLAELSYDLNRVVDLNFIPSRSVLRQLATIPASAVAAVAAPTPRGVERVRALVSQYYAGTILTPDPESDAPFEGIDVLVHPGAIAIDANLLAGVRTEIVIDWELDPGSAATFAGRVAAAAGR; from the coding sequence ATGAACATTCGAGTGGCGGGTGTCGACGAGGTCTATGTCGCCCTACTGGAACGAATCGGTGCAGGGACGATCGAGGTCGGCGCCAAGCTGCCGTCGTGCCGGGTGCTCGCCGAAGAGTTCGGATCGAATCCGAGTACGGTGAATCGCGCCATCCGGCGCCTGTCGCGCCACGGCCTGGTGCGGACCGAACCGCGACGCGGGGCCTTCCTGGTGAACGCCGGTGCAGCCCCCGAACTCGGCCATGACGAAGTGGAGCGCGTTGTGCGCGACGCAGTCCTCACCGCTCGGCGCGCGGGCCTCGGCCCGGCACGCATCCAGGAGCTGTTCGAGTCGGCGCTCGCGGTGGGTGGGAGGGGTGTTGGCGCAGTGGCTTTCGTCGAGTGCAACCGATACGACCTCGACCACATGACTCCGCTCGTCGAGAACACTACGGGTGTCGCCCTGAGGCCGATGCTCTTCGATGACTTGAAGCCTGGATGGGAGGACGAGATCGATGTCGTGGCGACTCCTGTATTCCATCTGGCCGATCTCGCCGAGTTGTCGTACGACCTCAACCGGGTCGTCGACCTGAACTTCATTCCGTCACGGTCGGTGCTGCGTCAGTTGGCCACGATCCCGGCGTCGGCCGTCGCAGCGGTGGCTGCTCCGACTCCGCGTGGAGTGGAGCGGGTAAGGGCTCTGGTGAGTCAGTACTACGCAGGGACGATCCTCACACCGGACCCAGAGAGCGATGCGCCGTTCGAGGGCATCGATGTCCTCGTTCACCCGGGGGCGATTGCGATCGATGCCAATCTTCTCGCCGGCGTCCGTACGGAGATCGTGATCGATTGGGAGTTGGATCCCGGCTCTGCCGCGACGTTTGCGGGCCGGGTTGCGGCGGCTGCGGGGAGGTGA
- a CDS encoding methyltransferase domain-containing protein — translation MSETTDVFGFLDLLAGYQPAMVVMAARRLGVFDNLTAEPRDVADLGAAIGADPAALGALLRSLAGIGLVVEDGNRFAATPFVTAHLAGGRDLALVIEKEEYFARAWLSLDDVVRTGRPVLEPWRNRLASDPATAHMFLEALNVLAEHTGPRPWELPELAPGRRVLDVGGGFGYYALRLAEAGSTVVLVDLPPVTEALERRLDMFPNASIELIGVDVMTAPSCGVDADSVDAALVSHMVHDLSEAEGVDLLRRVCSAVRSGGTVVVNDFAGDAGPGAFGPLFDVMMRIETGGAAYPLATLRSMLELAGLQGVRVVDLPEPVTLLMGRVA, via the coding sequence GTGAGCGAGACTACCGATGTCTTCGGGTTCCTCGACCTACTTGCGGGATACCAGCCCGCAATGGTGGTCATGGCGGCACGGCGCCTCGGCGTGTTCGACAATCTGACCGCCGAGCCGCGTGACGTTGCCGACCTGGGAGCGGCGATTGGAGCAGACCCTGCAGCCCTGGGGGCGTTGCTGCGGTCCCTCGCCGGGATCGGTCTCGTCGTTGAGGACGGGAACCGCTTCGCCGCTACCCCCTTCGTCACCGCCCACCTTGCAGGTGGTCGGGATCTCGCTCTGGTGATCGAGAAGGAGGAGTACTTTGCCAGGGCCTGGCTGTCACTCGACGACGTGGTGCGAACGGGCCGGCCGGTGCTCGAACCGTGGCGGAACCGCCTCGCCTCCGATCCGGCGACCGCCCATATGTTCCTCGAGGCGCTGAATGTTCTCGCCGAGCACACGGGTCCCAGACCGTGGGAGCTTCCTGAGCTCGCGCCCGGCCGACGGGTCCTCGACGTCGGCGGCGGCTTCGGTTACTACGCGCTGCGCCTTGCCGAGGCGGGCTCAACCGTCGTGCTGGTGGACCTGCCGCCGGTGACCGAAGCGCTGGAACGTCGTCTCGACATGTTCCCGAACGCATCCATCGAGCTGATTGGAGTCGACGTGATGACGGCCCCATCATGTGGAGTCGATGCCGACAGCGTCGACGCTGCCCTGGTCTCACACATGGTTCACGATCTGTCCGAGGCCGAAGGGGTCGATCTGCTCCGCAGGGTGTGCTCGGCGGTACGTTCGGGGGGCACCGTCGTCGTGAACGACTTCGCGGGTGATGCAGGACCCGGTGCATTCGGTCCCTTGTTTGATGTGATGATGCGTATCGAGACCGGTGGCGCCGCATATCCGCTTGCGACGCTGCGGTCCATGCTCGAGTTGGCGGGTTTGCAGGGGGTTCGCGTCGTGGATCTTCCCGAGCCCGTCACGCTATTGATGGGGAGGGTGGCATGA
- a CDS encoding NAD(P)-binding protein: MRDVAIVGGGHNGLVCAAYLAAGGLDVEVLEANDGAGGCIWTETLDSGYRLERGAVDLTMIDDVVADLRLTDHGLHLLDREILVGAGFGDGARLLFHSDLEATIDGWAGIGQSDREAYRSFADLAGRATDAFDALPGVPSFGEVIRLAESLSIGVDLARLLVSSAESVIGRRIHDQRLASAIAMYGAHGQLPPWLPGTGLFALMLPGSHGSRSHRPRGGAGAFIDAVVSSLEASGGTLRTNARVLRINPAVEGAVIQLEGGESVAARRVMSSLDIRRTAHLLAEPPPAIRLAAKAVQSGALNIGELKIDLALSTPATVVGGDADAALWLLQERPDSLRTSFGDIVAGRMPASPAMMWAAPSVLDPTAAPDGGGTVWLSAFVPARLRDRSWDAAAEEQAADDVLEGFARISGIDLRPITVDRRVLGPAGWERRIGAPGGNPNHLDLTLDQLFGWRPPGARGYRTELPWLYLTGAGTFPGGGVSGLPGRNAAQALLADLGSRPHRMGRWRREIKGLWNAFGLYRSMRRRA; encoded by the coding sequence GTGCGAGATGTAGCCATCGTCGGTGGAGGCCACAACGGCCTCGTATGTGCCGCCTACCTGGCGGCCGGCGGACTCGACGTAGAGGTTCTCGAGGCCAACGACGGCGCCGGTGGGTGTATCTGGACGGAAACGCTCGACAGCGGGTACCGACTCGAGCGAGGGGCCGTGGACCTGACGATGATCGACGACGTCGTCGCCGACCTCCGTCTCACCGACCACGGGCTGCACCTGCTCGATCGTGAGATCCTTGTCGGCGCCGGGTTCGGCGATGGTGCCCGCCTGCTGTTCCATTCCGACCTCGAGGCAACCATCGACGGGTGGGCCGGGATCGGGCAGTCCGACCGCGAGGCCTACCGGTCGTTCGCCGATCTGGCAGGTCGGGCCACCGACGCGTTCGATGCTCTCCCCGGCGTGCCCAGCTTCGGCGAGGTCATCAGGCTCGCAGAGTCGCTCTCGATCGGCGTCGATCTCGCCCGGTTGCTCGTTTCGTCGGCCGAGTCGGTCATCGGGCGACGCATCCACGACCAGCGCCTCGCCAGTGCCATCGCGATGTACGGGGCGCACGGCCAGCTGCCGCCGTGGCTCCCTGGAACCGGGCTGTTCGCCCTGATGTTGCCCGGCTCCCACGGCAGCAGGAGTCATCGCCCGAGGGGAGGGGCGGGTGCCTTCATCGACGCTGTCGTCTCATCGCTCGAAGCGTCGGGCGGCACCCTGCGGACCAATGCGAGAGTGCTCCGCATCAATCCCGCCGTGGAGGGCGCCGTGATACAGCTCGAGGGCGGGGAGTCCGTGGCGGCCCGTCGTGTGATGTCGTCGCTCGACATCCGTCGCACGGCACACCTGCTGGCCGAGCCGCCTCCCGCCATACGGTTGGCCGCCAAAGCCGTGCAGTCGGGCGCCCTCAATATCGGTGAGCTCAAGATAGATCTCGCGTTGTCGACCCCGGCGACGGTCGTTGGCGGGGATGCAGACGCCGCCTTGTGGCTGCTTCAGGAGCGGCCCGACTCGCTGCGCACCTCCTTTGGGGATATCGTCGCCGGTCGCATGCCCGCCAGTCCAGCGATGATGTGGGCCGCTCCGTCGGTGCTCGACCCGACCGCGGCACCCGATGGAGGGGGAACAGTGTGGCTCTCGGCCTTCGTTCCGGCTCGGTTGCGCGATCGTTCCTGGGATGCTGCGGCCGAGGAGCAGGCCGCGGACGACGTCCTCGAGGGGTTCGCACGGATCAGCGGCATCGATCTCCGGCCCATTACGGTCGACCGGAGAGTCCTCGGCCCGGCCGGCTGGGAGCGACGTATCGGTGCGCCGGGAGGCAACCCGAACCATCTGGATCTCACGCTCGACCAGTTGTTCGGCTGGCGTCCACCGGGGGCTCGCGGGTACCGGACGGAGCTACCATGGCTCTACTTGACCGGGGCCGGGACCTTTCCTGGCGGGGGCGTGTCGGGGCTGCCAGGCCGCAACGCAGCACAGGCCCTGCTTGCCGATTTGGGATCGCGTCCACATCGCATGGGCAGGTGGCGGCGCGAGATCAAGGGACTCTGGAACGCGTTCGGCCTATATCGATCAATGAGGAGAAGGGCGTGA
- a CDS encoding amidohydrolase family protein, translating to MSLPTREEVLVRGAWVLTSATVGEVRDGAVLIADGTIAAVGSYADLRRAHPAITVVGDGTGVVIPGLVNAHTHLSEALIPGMGSDLTLFEWGTRVVTPAGTVLTREMAREGSLLKAAELLHSGVTCVNDMFHHYHAGSFASLGVVEGLTEVGLRGMVAFGAEDAFEVFGGRRFTVEEAMEEHLALEEATAGAELLEFRMGVGTMLGSTDMLLEAAIGTASERSWPVHTHLAEVREEVVEARSRWGRNSVEQAAAIGLLDLEVIAAHLIWLSEGDVELLVAHRTAGAHNPIANMILGSGVSCVPRLRAAGLRLGLGTDGAASNDSQNMLEVMKMAALLQKVHRLDPASLTASEVLRMATIGGAEALGVADRIGSLEPGKRADVVLLGGTAELANIHDPYQQIAYCISPRSVSDVWVDGRRLLAAGVPTTVDEAEQIARCRPLAETLVRESGLVAEGMSRLCEM from the coding sequence ATGAGCCTGCCTACCCGCGAGGAAGTGCTCGTCCGCGGGGCCTGGGTGCTCACCTCCGCCACCGTTGGGGAGGTCCGCGACGGCGCCGTGTTGATCGCCGACGGCACGATCGCAGCCGTCGGCTCCTATGCAGACCTGCGAAGGGCGCATCCCGCCATCACGGTTGTCGGCGATGGCACCGGGGTCGTCATCCCGGGCCTCGTGAACGCTCACACGCATCTCTCCGAGGCACTGATCCCGGGGATGGGATCGGACCTGACGCTGTTCGAGTGGGGGACCCGGGTGGTCACTCCGGCGGGGACGGTACTCACCCGGGAGATGGCCAGGGAGGGCAGTCTCCTGAAGGCGGCCGAGTTGCTCCACTCCGGGGTCACCTGCGTCAACGACATGTTTCACCACTACCACGCGGGCTCGTTCGCCAGCCTCGGGGTCGTGGAGGGCCTGACGGAGGTGGGGCTTCGCGGCATGGTTGCCTTCGGCGCGGAGGACGCCTTCGAGGTCTTTGGGGGTCGCCGGTTCACGGTGGAAGAGGCCATGGAAGAGCACCTGGCGCTCGAAGAAGCGACTGCAGGGGCCGAGCTGCTCGAATTCCGGATGGGTGTCGGGACGATGCTGGGATCGACCGACATGCTGCTCGAGGCCGCCATCGGCACGGCGTCCGAGCGGAGCTGGCCGGTACATACTCATCTCGCCGAGGTCCGCGAGGAGGTCGTCGAGGCGCGGTCGCGTTGGGGCAGGAACAGTGTCGAGCAGGCGGCGGCCATCGGTCTGCTCGATCTCGAGGTCATTGCCGCCCACCTCATCTGGCTCTCCGAGGGCGATGTCGAGCTGCTCGTCGCCCACCGCACCGCAGGCGCTCACAACCCGATCGCCAACATGATCCTCGGATCGGGAGTGAGCTGCGTGCCCAGGCTTCGGGCTGCAGGCCTGCGACTCGGGCTCGGCACCGACGGCGCGGCATCGAACGACTCCCAGAACATGCTCGAGGTCATGAAGATGGCGGCGCTGCTCCAGAAGGTCCATCGGCTCGACCCTGCGTCGCTGACAGCGTCTGAAGTGCTGCGAATGGCGACGATCGGTGGAGCCGAGGCGCTTGGCGTCGCCGACCGCATCGGCAGTCTGGAACCAGGCAAGCGGGCCGACGTCGTGCTTCTTGGCGGGACGGCGGAGCTGGCCAACATCCACGATCCGTACCAGCAGATCGCCTACTGCATCAGCCCGCGCTCCGTATCCGACGTATGGGTGGACGGGAGACGGCTCCTCGCAGCAGGAGTGCCGACGACCGTCGATGAAGCGGAGCAGATCGCTCGATGCCGTCCCCTCGCCGAGACCCTGGTGAGGGAGTCTGGGCTCGTGGCGGAGGGGATGTCCAGGTTGTGCGAGATGTAG
- a CDS encoding aminotransferase class III-fold pyridoxal phosphate-dependent enzyme, whose amino-acid sequence MTNPMPAEVAERYKDGFLAHLSQTVPGRKEMVITSASGCRITAADGVSYLDMISGIAVSNVGHSHPEVVAAVEHQMRRFAHVNVFGRFVLPPQVDIAERLTRVAPGELDIAFLTSTGTEANEGALKLARKYTGRPGYVAFEGSFHGRTYGSLSVSWRERYRAPFQPLLEKVTFVPFGDLDAAAAAIGDDTAGVIVEPVQGEAGVRIPSDDFLPGLREVCTERGALLIADDVQGAMGRSGHWYTCQEWGVTPDVITVAKAVGGGLPLGAFISTAEIFATFLDPPLSHLTTFGGNPVSCAAATAAFDIIERDGLVERAVEMGEYLSAGFARLMDRHETLVAARGLGLWWAFDVAPDDLAMPVVQAMERRGVIVGSMLNADGTIRVAPPLIVTTDELDELLDALDESLTELEGVT is encoded by the coding sequence ACCCCATGCCGGCGGAAGTCGCCGAACGATACAAGGACGGCTTCCTTGCCCACTTGTCCCAGACGGTTCCCGGACGTAAGGAGATGGTCATCACGAGCGCTTCCGGGTGCCGAATCACCGCCGCCGACGGAGTCTCCTACCTCGACATGATCTCGGGCATCGCCGTGTCCAACGTCGGTCACTCCCACCCGGAGGTCGTCGCCGCCGTCGAGCACCAGATGCGGCGGTTCGCACACGTCAACGTCTTCGGACGCTTCGTGCTGCCGCCCCAGGTCGATATCGCCGAGCGCCTCACCAGGGTCGCCCCTGGAGAACTCGACATCGCATTCCTCACAAGCACCGGCACCGAGGCCAACGAGGGCGCTCTCAAACTGGCGCGCAAGTACACGGGTCGTCCCGGGTACGTGGCCTTCGAGGGGTCCTTTCACGGCCGCACCTACGGGTCGTTGTCGGTGAGTTGGCGCGAGCGCTACCGGGCGCCCTTCCAGCCGCTCCTCGAAAAGGTCACCTTCGTGCCGTTCGGCGATCTCGACGCAGCGGCGGCAGCCATCGGGGACGACACCGCAGGCGTGATCGTGGAGCCCGTACAGGGCGAGGCCGGTGTTCGAATCCCGTCGGACGATTTCCTCCCCGGTCTCAGGGAGGTGTGCACCGAGCGCGGGGCGCTGCTCATTGCCGATGATGTCCAGGGGGCCATGGGCAGGTCCGGTCACTGGTACACCTGCCAGGAGTGGGGGGTCACCCCCGACGTGATCACCGTCGCCAAGGCCGTGGGCGGAGGGCTGCCGCTGGGCGCCTTCATCTCCACCGCCGAGATCTTTGCCACGTTCCTCGACCCGCCCTTGTCACACCTGACCACGTTCGGCGGCAACCCGGTGTCGTGTGCGGCGGCGACCGCCGCCTTCGATATCATCGAACGCGACGGCCTGGTCGAGCGGGCTGTCGAGATGGGTGAGTACCTCAGTGCAGGTTTTGCCCGGCTGATGGATCGCCATGAGACCCTGGTGGCGGCGCGCGGACTCGGCCTGTGGTGGGCGTTCGACGTCGCTCCCGACGACCTGGCGATGCCGGTTGTCCAGGCGATGGAGCGGCGCGGGGTGATCGTGGGCTCCATGCTCAATGCAGATGGAACGATCCGTGTGGCCCCACCGCTCATTGTCACAACCGATGAGCTGGATGAGCTGCTCGATGCCCTCGACGAGTCACTCACCGAACTCGAGGGTGTCACATGA